The Streptomyces sp. CC0208 genome window below encodes:
- a CDS encoding nucleotidyltransferase family protein, giving the protein MTDPNAASRPTQAVILAGGQGSRLRPYTDDRPKPMVEIPGTGTPIIGHQLVWLAEEGVTDVVISCGHLAEVLQDWLKTADLPVRVQTVIETEPLGRGGGLKYAAARLPHPDRAWYATNGDIWTRFSLRDMADFHTGRDAVATVALARPRIPWGAVQTDGFGHITDFIEAPPSTFEINAGVYVFSPAFAGLLPERGDHERTTFPTLARELRLAGFPIPQGAYWRAIDTAKDLTEAAKELAALGR; this is encoded by the coding sequence ATGACCGATCCGAACGCCGCGTCCCGTCCCACCCAGGCCGTGATCCTGGCCGGCGGCCAGGGGTCCCGGCTGCGGCCGTACACCGACGACCGACCCAAGCCGATGGTCGAGATCCCCGGTACGGGGACTCCGATCATCGGCCATCAGCTTGTCTGGCTCGCCGAGGAAGGCGTGACGGACGTGGTGATCAGCTGTGGGCATCTGGCCGAGGTGCTGCAGGACTGGCTGAAGACGGCCGACCTTCCGGTGCGCGTCCAGACGGTCATCGAGACGGAGCCGCTCGGGCGCGGTGGCGGTCTGAAGTACGCGGCGGCGCGTCTGCCGCACCCGGACCGGGCGTGGTACGCGACGAACGGTGACATCTGGACCCGTTTCTCGCTGCGGGACATGGCGGACTTCCACACCGGGCGCGACGCGGTCGCGACGGTGGCGCTGGCGCGGCCGCGGATTCCGTGGGGGGCCGTGCAGACCGACGGGTTCGGGCACATCACGGACTTCATCGAGGCCCCGCCGTCGACGTTCGAGATCAACGCGGGGGTGTACGTCTTCTCGCCCGCGTTCGCCGGGCTGCTGCCGGAGCGGGGGGATCATGAGCGGACGACGTTCCCCACGCTGGCCCGTGAGTTGCGGCTGGCCGGGTTCCCGATTCCGCAGGGGGCGTACTGGCGGGCCATCGACACCGCGAAGGATCTGACCGAGGCGGCCAAGGAGCTGGCGGCTCTCGGTCGGTGA
- the ugpC gene encoding sn-glycerol-3-phosphate ABC transporter ATP-binding protein UgpC: MATVSFDKATRIYPGSTKPAVDGLDIHIEDGEFLVLVGPSGCGKSTSLRMLAGLEDVNGGAIRIGDRDVTHLPPKDRDIAMVFQNYALYPHMTVADNMGFALKIAGINKAEIRQKVEEAAKILDLTEYLDRKPKALSGGQRQRVAMGRAIVREPQVFLMDEPLSNLDAKLRVSTRTQIASLQRRLGITTVYVTHDQVEAMTMGDRVAVLKDGLLQQVDSPRNMYDRPANLFVAGFIGSPAMNLVEVPITDGGVKFGNSVVPVNREALKAASDKGDTTVTVGVRPEHFDIVEHNGAAASALSKDTEDAPAGLAVSVNVVEELGADGYVYGSAKVDGELKDLVVRVSGRAVPEKGATLHVVPRPGETHVFSTSTGERLSD, encoded by the coding sequence ATGGCCACTGTTTCGTTCGACAAGGCGACCCGCATTTACCCGGGTTCCACGAAGCCCGCCGTCGACGGTCTCGACATCCACATCGAGGACGGCGAGTTCCTCGTCCTGGTCGGCCCGTCCGGCTGTGGCAAGTCCACCTCGCTCCGCATGCTCGCGGGGCTCGAGGACGTCAACGGCGGTGCCATCCGCATCGGTGACCGTGACGTCACGCACCTGCCGCCGAAGGACCGGGACATCGCCATGGTGTTCCAGAACTACGCGCTCTACCCGCACATGACGGTCGCCGACAACATGGGCTTCGCGCTCAAGATCGCCGGCATCAACAAGGCGGAGATCCGGCAGAAGGTCGAGGAGGCCGCGAAGATCCTCGACCTCACCGAGTACCTGGACCGCAAGCCGAAGGCCCTCTCCGGTGGTCAGCGCCAGCGTGTCGCGATGGGCCGCGCCATCGTGCGTGAGCCCCAGGTCTTCCTCATGGACGAGCCGCTGTCCAACCTGGACGCCAAGCTCCGCGTCAGCACCCGTACGCAGATCGCCTCGCTGCAGCGCCGCCTCGGCATCACCACCGTCTACGTCACCCACGACCAGGTCGAGGCCATGACGATGGGCGACCGCGTGGCCGTGCTCAAGGACGGTCTGCTCCAGCAGGTGGACTCGCCCCGGAACATGTACGACCGCCCGGCGAACCTCTTCGTCGCCGGTTTCATCGGCTCCCCGGCGATGAACCTCGTCGAGGTCCCGATCACCGACGGCGGTGTGAAGTTCGGCAACAGCGTGGTGCCCGTCAACCGCGAGGCCCTCAAGGCCGCCTCCGACAAGGGTGACACCACGGTGACCGTGGGCGTCCGCCCCGAGCACTTCGACATCGTCGAGCACAACGGCGCCGCCGCCTCGGCCCTCTCCAAGGACACCGAGGACGCCCCGGCCGGTCTCGCGGTCTCCGTGAACGTGGTCGAGGAGCTCGGCGCCGACGGCTACGTCTACGGCTCCGCCAAGGTCGACGGCGAGCTGAAGGACCTGGTCGTCCGCGTCAGCGGCCGTGCGGTCCCGGAGAAGGGCGCCACGCTGCACGTCGTGCCGCGTCCGGGCGAGACCCACGTGTTCTCGACCTCCACGGGCGAGCGCCTCTCCGACTGA